Genomic segment of Halococcus hamelinensis 100A6:
GCGGGCGGTGGTACCGGTTCTACGGTCAGTCGGTCCGGTCGAGCGCGCGCTTGCAGCGCTCGACCGCGTCGGCGATGGTTTCGCGGAGCTGTGCAGCCGTCGAACGAAGTGGGTTCTCTTGCATGGTTTCAGGAGTCGTCGGATTCTCGGTCGGGTGGTCGGTTCTCGGTCGAGCGGCCGATTCGAGGACGACGGCCGCGGGCGGCTACCGGAGCTGCCGTCCCGCTGCGTAGAGCGCAGCGCACGCGTCGTAGACGGCGACGAGCGCCAGCCGGACCGCATCGGCGATGGTCGCGACGCCGCCGCCGACCGAGCGCGCGCCGGCCCCGAAGGTACGGCCCGCGGTCGCGAGGTCGGCACCGAACGCGCGGCCGATCCGGACGAGGAGGCCGCCGGCGTCGAGCGCGGTCTCGCCCACGCGCCAGGCGGCGAACGGCAGCGACCGGACCGCCGTCTCCAGTCTTTCGGGCCCGTAGGTCATGTAGAGCTGCCAGACGAACACCGGCGTGAACACGAGGTTCAGTATCGTGGTGTACTCGCCCGACAGCGTGCCGCCGACGGCGGACTGAGCGGGGATCAGCCCGAGCCCGCCCATCAGGTAGTGGACCGCGACGCCCGCCACGACCGCGGCGAGCGCCAGCGACCCGAACAGCATCGCCGCCATCCGGGTCCCGTAGTAGCGCCGGTAGGTCCTCGCCAGCGGCGGGATGATGAGGTCGGCGTAGACGAACGAGAGCACGCTCCCGAACGGGAGGCCGTTGGTCCAGAGCACCAGCGCGAACGGGACGTTCCCGACCGAACACATGAACGTCACCACGCCGATGGCCACCGCGAGCAGCGTCGCGACCACGACGGAAACGAAGCCGTGCTCGGCCCCGAACAGCGCCCCCCACCACGCGCTCGGGACGAACGCCCCGACGACTCCCGCGAGGACGAACCCGAGCGCGATGTCCGTCCAGAGCATCTCCCACTCCTTGACGGTCTTCGCGCACGCGGCGTCCCAGCCCTCGATGGTGAGGAGCTTCCGGCTCCAGGGGACGTCGTCGCCGTCGACGTCGTCGTGCTGGCTCTCGTAGGCCCGCCGGCAGCCGCCACAGCAGAAGTACTTCGTTCCACCGGTGGTTTCGAGGGTGACGGTGTCGTCGTCGGTCGGAGCCGCCTCCATCCCGCAGGCCGCACAGGTCGTCTCCTCGACCTCGTGGAGGTGTTCGCGCGCGGCCTCGAACCAGCTCGCTGGAACGACGTGCCGGAAGAGCGTGACGAGGACCGCGATGGCGATGATCCCGCCGAGGTACTCCCCGACGACGAACTGCCAGCCGAGCAGCACCCACAGCACCAGACCGAGTTCGATCACGAGGTCGGTGCTCGCGAACATGAACGCACCGAGGCTCGCGGTTCCGGACGCGCCCTTCTTGAACAGCGACTTCGCGGTGCCGACCGCGGAGTACGAACAGCTCGAGGAGGCCGCGCCGAACAGCGAGCCGAGCGCGACCTCGCGCCGGCCGTCGCCGCCGAGGAGCTCGGTCATCCGCTGCTGGCTCACGAACACCTCGACGACCCCGGAGATGGTGAACCCGAGCACGAGCGCCCACCACGTCTCCCAGGTCATCCCGGCGATGCGACTCAGCGCGTCGACGACGGTAGCAGTGACGGACATACTAGTGGCGCTCGGGGAGTGAGTCGACCCGTTCGGGGCGAGTCGTCGGTTTCGGCTCGGTTCGGCGGCCGTCTCTCGGTCCACGCCCATCGGTTCGCGTCGAGTGGTGCCGGTCGAGGGACTCTCGAGCGAACCGAGACCGCAGAAATCGCTGGATAGCGGCCCGTGAGTCATCCGCGTTCGGCGGCTCGAACGCGTCGTCCCGGGCGGGCGTGTATCGTTGCGTAGATTCCCGGATGCAATAAAACGTCGTGATCGTCGATATTTTCATCACGTCGGCGGGGCGGTCCGGCCTCATGCGAAGTTCTCCAGGATGGTTCCATCGACACCGACGGCGACGTCGGCGTACTCCACCGTCCCGAGCGCGACGCCGTGGAGCGTCGTCGAGACCNGGTGTCGTCGGCCGCCACGACCGTGCCACCGGGGCCGACGGCGACGCCGCGGCCGCCACGGCGGTCGACCGCGTGGAGCGCGTTCCCGGCCGAGACGACCGCGAGCCAGTCGTAGCCGTCGTAGACGAACACCGAGCCGTCGTCGCCGACGACCGTGACCGTCTCGGCGTCGAGCATGGCGACGTCGTGGAGCGTCGTGCTCACGCCGTCGATGCCCACCGACCGCCACCGACCGTTCGAGGACCGGCGGTAGACGCTCCCGGTCGAGTCACAGAGATAGCTCGCCCGCGGGCGCGCGGCAATGGCGTCGGCGCTGTCCCCGCCGGAGGGTTTCGTGACGGTGCCCCACCGAACGGATCCCCCGGAGACGCGGCCCGTGAGGAGTTCCCCGGAGCCGTTGAGGAGGCGAACGCGCTCGTCGCCCGCGGGGCCGACGACCGCGACGTCCGCCCAGGAACTCGTCTTTCCCTTCGGGGCCGAGTGGTCGGTGATCTTCCCCTCTGCGACGTCGTAACGCCCGACCGCGCCGCTGTCGCCGCAGACCCAGACCCGCTCGCCGCCGGCGGTTGTGGCCGCGCCGGTGAGGCCGTTGCTCGCGTTCCCGGGGCCGCGCTCGACGACCGTCTCCCAGTCCTCGTCGGTGCGGGCGAGCACGCGGCCGCCCTCGCCGGCCGCGACCGGGCCGCGGCTGGTGAACACCACGTCGCGGAGCGCTTTCTTCGTCGGGGAGGAGACGCGCTGCCAGCCGTGGTTTGTCGTCGAATCGCCCAGACAGCCCGCGAGACCCACCGTGACGCTGCCCGCGAGCGCGAGCGCCGCCCGACGCGAGTAGCCGTGAGTGGTGTCGGGGCTCATGGCCGCTCCCCCGATGAATCCCGAAGTTCCTCGATGTAGTCGGGGGTCTCGCCGCGCGGCGTGAACGCGCCCGGCGCGGCGGTGCGTTTCGCGATGGTGGCGATCCGGACGATGAACGCGAAGAAGACCGCGAAGGGGAGGGAAGCCACCCCGAGCGCGACGCTCACGGCGAACAGCATCCCGGTGCCGTAGCCGCCCGCCGGAACGCCGTTGGCGAACAGCAAGATCAGGAACAGCGAGACGAGGAACGCGGCCATTCCCGTGTAGGCGATCAACCGTGAGAGCCGCGCGAGCTCCTGTTTGATGTAGAGCGCCTTGAAGTACTGTCGGATGACGTCCATCGAGACGAAGAGGTCGCGGAGGTCGGCGAGGAGGTCGTCGGCGCGCTCGGGGAGGTCGTCGTACTCGGCTTGAATGCGTCGAGCCTCGTTGACGTTCTCGGAGTAGCCGTCGCCCATCATCGGCAACAGGACCTCCATCAGCCGGAGGCGGTCGCCGTCGAGGCGGCCGTCGAGCCGCGTGGTCGCGGTGATGACCCGCCGGGCGTAGCGCTCGATCCGTGTTTCGAGCGCCTCGTCGCCGACGTCCGTGCAGGCGCGTTCGAGTTCGGCGGCCCGCTTCGAGAGCACGCCGTTGGCGAGCGCCGCGAACCGCCCCGGATCGGTGGGGCTCACCGCGGTGTCCGGCAGGCGGTCCTCGATGGTCGCGCGGAAGGCCGCGATGCCGTGGATCTGTTCGCGGAGGTCGTCGGGCGTCCCGAAGAGCTGTGAGATCGTGAGCTGGTTGACCGCGACGATGATCGGGACGAACGAGAACAGCCCCGCGATCACGGTGGTGAAGATGCTCGTCACGAAGTCGCTCCGGTCGATCCCGAACACCCCCGTGAGGCTCAGCGCGAACGCGACGACCACGATGCCGCCCACCAGCCCGCCGACGATCGCCCACCGTCGGCCCTCCAACAGGAACCACCGCTGGGCGCGGATCCGGCGGTCGCGTTCGGTGAGAAACGAGACCGCGAGCCGTCCGCCCGCCACCACCAGCCGCCCCGCGAGCCAGAGGAGTTCGACGAGAAGCGTCGTGACCACCCGGACGGCGGGATGGAGCGTCTCGAAGCGCGAGCCGTGACCGTCGTCGGATTCGCTGGCTTCGGTGGATCCGTCGGACTCGTCGGGTTCGGTAGATTCGGTGGATCCATTGGATTCGTTCGCGTCGCTGTGCGTCGGGTCGGTCGGTTCGGTCGAACTCGTTCGGTTCGTCGAGTCCGCAGGTGGGGTGTCGTCGGTCATGGGTCGGGAACTACCGCGATGAGGTCCGCGAGGCTACCGCTCGCGAGGTGGGCGAGGAAGGTCACGAGCGCCACGACGGCCGCCGCGAGCACGACCGCGCGGCGCAGCATCGTGCTCCGGGCCTTCCGGAGTTCGGACCAACTTCTCGGGTGGTAGCCGAGATACCAGAGACAGATGATCGCCGCGAGGTTGATCGAGAGCACGTTCAGGAGGACCACCGCCATGGAGCCGACGACCGCGGTGGGTCGCCCCCACGCGATACCGACGCCGACGACGCCGAGCGGCGGGATCATGGCGGCGGCGATCATCACGCCCACCAGCCCGATGTTGGCGGAGGTCGAGAGGCTGATCGCGCCCGCGAAACCCGCGCTCAGCGCGACCACGACGAGGAGGAAGCTCGACGCGGTGTAGTTGCTGAGGCCGAGCACCGCTTCGAGGTCGATCCCGGTGGGGACGAGATGGGTGGTTTTGACGACCAGCGCGAACCCGACCGCGCTCGCGACCGCCACGGCCGCGCCGAGCGCCTGGAACTTCAGGCTCCGGACGAAGAGCTTCTGGTCGTCGATCACGGTGGCGACCGAGGTCGCCATCGGCGGGCCGATCAGCGGCGCGATCACCATCGCGCCGACGAGCACGGAGACCGATTCGAGCATCACCCCGCCCGTGGCGACGACCGCGCTCACCGCCGTCAGGAGCGAGTAGATCGCCGGGTCGGGGATCAGGTCGGCGGCCTTCGAGTGGAGCTCGCCGCGCGAGATCCCCTGGTGACCCAGCCCCTCGACCTGCTCGAAGCGGTCGTCCGAGGGCCCCAGCCGCTCGGAAGTGACGGTCTCGGGTTCGACGACCACCGTGTACATGTCCGCACCGAGGTCGAGGTTCGCGAGCTCGGTCTGGATCGGTTCGACGGCGTTCGCCGGCACCGGAAACGAGACCGTCGCGGAGGTCTCGGGGTCGTCGGTGCGGTCGGAGACGGTGTAGTCCAGGTCGTTGTCGTCGAGGACGTCGAGCACGGTCTCGCGGGTCGAGCGCGACATCGTGATCACTTCGACGAGCCGCATGTCCTTGCGCGCCACCGGGCTTACACCCCCCGGCCGCGCGCCCATCGGTTTGGGGCAGTCGGCCGTCGTGTCGCGTGATTCGGTTCGGTCGTCGTGACTTGTCGTTGTAGTAGTGTATGCATGCGTCGGGGAGAACGTCGTGCCGCGCCCGCGGTCATCGGGCGGGCGTGGCGTCCGGGTCGTCGGCGTCGTCGAGTTCGGATCCGTCGGTCGTTCGTCGTCGATACAGCAAGTAGAGTGCGAGTAACAGGCTCACCATCGGTCGAAACACTTCACCGGTCGGTGGATCGCCCGGGCGGTCATCCGCAGCCGCTGCGTTGGCCCGGTCCGTAGCGCCCCTCGACGGTGTGGGCTGAAAAACACCGTCGACCGTCCGCCGCGACAGTCAGTCCGTCGGGACGGAACACCGGGTCGTCGTCCGGTTCGGGGCGCGGACCCTCAGGGCTCCCGGTCGGACTCCATCTCGATCTCCGTGACACCGTCGGAAGGAGTCCCGACGGGTTCGAGCAGCGATTTCACGGCTTCGAGGGTTTCGAGCCGGTCGCCGACCTCGGCGAGGAGGGCCGCGCGGCGCGCGCGGAAGCGGGCCTCGGTGTAGCCCTCGGGGTCGTCCGATTCGTCGAGCAGGTCGACCAGCTCCGTGAACAGCTCGCGCTCGGACAGCCGTTCCGGCGGCGTCTCGGGTGGGTTCATGGACGATTTTACGAACGAATCCGGACGACTTCGGTTTTATGGCATCGGCAGTGCAACTATCGACGTCCCATCGCGGGGCGACGGTTCGGACGTCGTCCGGTGAGAGGGGACGCGGCTCAGAACTGGACGAAGGTGTCCGGGTCGACCGCGTCGTCGAACGCACGGCCGTAGAGGGCGGCGACCGTCTCGCGGATGGCGGGGAGCTGGTCGGCCCCGTCGTCGCAGCCGCCCACGCACCGGGCAGTGATGCCGGTCTCGTACTGGTCGTACCGGAGCCGGCCGTGACACTGCGGACACCGGGGTTCGACGTGGGCGTGCATCCAGTCGACGTCGTAGCCGGCGGTCGCGAGCCGGCGTCGGAGCGCGTACCAGACGTGGACGTCCCAGGATCCGGCACCCTCGCCCGCCCGTTTGAGGCGTGCGAGCGCCAGCGCCGCCTTTCGGTAGAGCCGGTCGTCGGCGGGGTGATGACGGCCGTGACAGTCGCGGAACCGGTTGAACAGCGCGGCTTTCGAGGACCGGACCGCGCCGGTCGTGAACTCGCCCGCGGCCTGGGCCGCGAGCGAGCGCTCGTCCGCGGTGACGACCCGCTTCGGTCGGCCGGTCTCGTCGTAGTATCGTTCGTCGGAAAGCGATGCGCCCGTCTTCGGGCAGAAAGCGTCTTCTCCTATCATTGTTCGTCCTCCCGGTCGGGATGGTCGGGGCCGTTCCACGACCCGATGAAAGGGACCGTGACAGTGCCGGTGTCGGTCACCCATCCGGTCGATGCCGCGGGGGATACCCCCCTCGGGGGAGTGGCGAGAGGAAGTCGCCGGTCGGTAGTGGCCACTCCCGGTCGGCGGCACGACCGCTGCACTGGGCCTTGGGACGTCATCCGCGCAAGCGTGCGCGTCATCCGGTCCGGTCCTGTGATAAACCAAACTGTATTCTCCCGTAAAAAACGTTTCGTCGGTATAGAACGATGGGCTATTGTGGGAAACGGGGGACGCGGAGCCTACATCCCGAAGGCGACCGGGAGCGGGGGCTGGACGAGGAGTATCGCGAGGCCGGCGAGGAGCGCCGTGAGTCCCGTCGCGGTCGCGACCTCCCGACCCCAGTCGGGGAGGCGTTCGAGCGCGACCACGCCGGTCAGCACCACCATCCAGACGAGGTTCATCTCGCCGAAGAACGGCATGAGGAGGAAGAAGGGCCCGAAGCAGACCAGCACACAGCCGACCCCGTGGACCAGCCCGTTGGTGAAGCCGGCACCGAGGCCGTTCGCGTGGGCGTCGACGGACGCACAGCACGTCCGCAGCCGGGACTGCTTGTACGACGAGAGCTGATAGACCCCACAGCAGACGAGGACACCCCCGACGACGAGGGTGGTGTAGGTGCGCGTGACCCCGTAGATGCCGCCCGGCAGCACCGCGTCGAGCCCGAGCGGGAGCACGCCGGACCCCAGCCAGACGAGGTAGTACCCACCGAGAAAGCCCGTGACGGCGGTCGTGACCGCGAGCGCCGACCCCTCGTGGGCGGCGGCGTACTCCCGGACGAACCGGGTCATCGCGGGCTGCATCATC
This window contains:
- a CDS encoding permease, with protein sequence MSVTATVVDALSRIAGMTWETWWALVLGFTISGVVEVFVSQQRMTELLGGDGRREVALGSLFGAASSSCSYSAVGTAKSLFKKGASGTASLGAFMFASTDLVIELGLVLWVLLGWQFVVGEYLGGIIAIAVLVTLFRHVVPASWFEAAREHLHEVEETTCAACGMEAAPTDDDTVTLETTGGTKYFCCGGCRRAYESQHDDVDGDDVPWSRKLLTIEGWDAACAKTVKEWEMLWTDIALGFVLAGVVGAFVPSAWWGALFGAEHGFVSVVVATLLAVAIGVVTFMCSVGNVPFALVLWTNGLPFGSVLSFVYADLIIPPLARTYRRYYGTRMAAMLFGSLALAAVVAGVAVHYLMGGLGLIPAQSAVGGTLSGEYTTILNLVFTPVFVWQLYMTYGPERLETAVRSLPFAAWRVGETALDAGGLLVRIGRAFGADLATAGRTFGAGARSVGGGVATIADAVRLALVAVYDACAALYAAGRQLR
- a CDS encoding DUF2182 domain-containing protein translates to MTDQGTGSWLAARFDVSLDRTTAAVATMVLLDVGWWLLVYDGHLPMPGMTWLMEAGIPMAAPGAMERGVFHVGTLGAVAGYLVMWGVMMWAMMQPAMTRFVREYAAAHEGSALAVTTAVTGFLGGYYLVWLGSGVLPLGLDAVLPGGIYGVTRTYTTLVVGGVLVCCGVYQLSSYKQSRLRTCCASVDAHANGLGAGFTNGLVHGVGCVLVCFGPFFLLMPFFGEMNLVWMVVLTGVVALERLPDWGREVATATGLTALLAGLAILLVQPPLPVAFGM
- a CDS encoding TIGR00341 family protein — translated: MARKDMRLVEVITMSRSTRETVLDVLDDNDLDYTVSDRTDDPETSATVSFPVPANAVEPIQTELANLDLGADMYTVVVEPETVTSERLGPSDDRFEQVEGLGHQGISRGELHSKAADLIPDPAIYSLLTAVSAVVATGGVMLESVSVLVGAMVIAPLIGPPMATSVATVIDDQKLFVRSLKFQALGAAVAVASAVGFALVVKTTHLVPTGIDLEAVLGLSNYTASSFLLVVVALSAGFAGAISLSTSANIGLVGVMIAAAMIPPLGVVGVGIAWGRPTAVVGSMAVVLLNVLSINLAAIICLWYLGYHPRSWSELRKARSTMLRRAVVLAAAVVALVTFLAHLASGSLADLIAVVPDP